A stretch of Cheilinus undulatus linkage group 20, ASM1832078v1, whole genome shotgun sequence DNA encodes these proteins:
- the LOC121528527 gene encoding basic proline-rich protein-like, producing SPPPSPPEPPPATPAAPPPSPPRPPPSPPPPLPPPASPPPSPPLPPPSPPLPPPSPPASPPPSPPASPPPSPPASPPPSPPLPPPSPPASPPPSPPLPPPSPPASPPPSPPLPPPSPPVSPPPSPPVSPPPSPPLPPPSPPASPPPSPPLPPPSPPASPPPSPPASPPPSPPLPPPSPPASPPPSPPVSSPPSPPASPPVSPPPSPPLPPPSPPASPPPSPPASPPVSPPPSPPLPPPSPPASPPPSPPASPPVSPPPSPPLPPPSPPVSPPSPPVSPPPSPPLPPPSPPASPPPSPPLPPPSPPASPPPSPPASPPLPPPVSPPLPPPSPPAPLVPPPSPPASPPPSSPLPPPSPPASPPPSPPVSPPPSPPLPPPVSPPLPPPSPPAPLVPPPSPPASPPLPPPSPPASPPPSPPVSSPPSPPASPPPSPPLPPPSPPASPPPSPPVSPPPSPPLPPPSPPASPPPSPPASPPPSPPLPPPSPPASPPPPPAPPPPSP from the exons tctcctcctccatctcctcctgaACCTCCTCCAGCAACTCCAGCCgcacctcctccatctcctcctcgacctcctccatctcctc ctcctcctctacctcctccagcctctcctcctccatctcctcctctacctcctccatctcctcctctacctcctccatctcctccagcctctcctcctccatctcctccagcctctcctcctccatctcctccagcctctcctcctccatctcctcctctacctcctccatctcctccagcctctcctcctccatctcctcctttacctcctccatctcctccagcctctcctcctccatctcctcctctacctcctccatctcctccagtctctcctcctccatctcctccagtctctcctcctccatctcctcctctacctcctccatctcctccagcctctcctcctccatctcctcctctacctcctccatctcctccagcctctcctcctccatctcctccagcctctcctcctccatctcctcctctacctcctccatctcctccagcctctcctcctccatctcctccagtctcttctcctccatctcctccagcctctcctccagtctctcctcctccatctcctcctctacctcctccatctcctccagcctctcctcctccatctcctccagcctctcctccagtctctcctcctccatctcctcctctacctcctccatctcctccagcctctcctcctccatctcctccagcctctcctccagtctctcctcctccatctcctcctctacctcctccatctcctccagtctctcctccatctcctccagtctctcctcctccatctcctcctctacctcctccatctcctccagcctctcctcctccatctcctcctctacctcctccatctcctccagcctctcctcctccatctcctccagcctctcctcctctacctcctcctgtatctcctcctctacctcctccatctcctccagctcctcttgtacctcctccatctcctccagcctctcctcctccatcttctcctctacctcctccatctcctccagcctctcctcctccatctcctccagtctctcctcctccatctcctcctctacctcctcctgtatctcctcctctacctcctccatctcctccagctcctcttgtacctcctccatctcctccagcctctcctcctctacctcctccatctcctccagcctctcctcctccatctcctccagtctcttctcctccatctcctccagcctctcctcctccatctcctcctctacctcctccatctcctccagcctctcctcctccatctcctccagtctctcctcctccatctcctcctctacctcctccatctcctccagcctctcctcctccatctcctccagcctctcctcctccatctcctcctctacctcctccatctcctccagcctctcctcctcctcctccagcaccacctcctccatctcct
- the LOC121527998 gene encoding vegetative cell wall protein gp1-like, translating into LPPPASPPPSPPLPPPSPPVSPPPSPPLPPPSPPASPPPSPPLPPPSPPASPPPSPPLPPPSPPASPPPSPPAPLVPPPSPPASPPPSSPLPPPSPPASPPPSPPASPPPSPPLPPPSPPASPPPSPPAPLVPPPSPPASPPPSSPLPPPSPPASPPPSPPASPPPSPPLPPPSPPVSPPPSPPLPPPVSPPLPPPSPPAPLVPPPSPPASPPQASPLTPPSPPASPPPSPPASPPLPPPASPPPSPPASPPPSPPASPPLP; encoded by the coding sequence ctacctcctccagcctctcctcctccatctcctccactacctcctccatctcctccagtctctcctcctccatctcctcctctacctcctccatctcctccagcctctcctcctccatctcctcctctacctcctccatctcctccagcctctcctcctccatctcctcctctacctcctccatcccctccagcctctcctcctccatctcctccagctcctcttgtacctcctccatctcctccagcctctcctcctccatcttctcctctacctcctccatctcctccagcctctcctcctccatctcctccagcctctcctcctccatctcctcctctacctcctccatcccctccagcctctcctcctccatctcctccagctcctcttgtacctcctccatctcctccagcctctcctcctccatcttctcctctacctcctccatctcctccagcctctcctcctccatctcctccagcctctcctcctccatctcctccactacctcctccatctcctccagtctctcctcctccatctcctcctctacctcctcctgtatctcctcctctacctcctccatctcctccagctcctcttgtacctcctccatctcctccagcctctcctcctcaaGCGTCGCCTCTaactcctccatctcctccagcctctcctcctccatctcctccagcctctcctcctctacctcctccagcctctcctcctccatctcctccagcctcacctcctccatctcctccagcctctcctcctctacct